In Theileria equi strain WA chromosome 4 map unlocalized gcontig_1105316255033, whole genome shotgun sequence, the following are encoded in one genomic region:
- a CDS encoding conserved hypothetical protein (encoded by transcript BEWA_012310A), with the protein MDCRVCFPQDPWLHIFRKNLHLKCSTLEYARKAILYNPCNDTSCSYDKYKIEDGQTLNTHQECDGFALHDVAYVFKLGDEAFINVSDYRINLYKIYLVLTEAIRRIKTLERSDTEYDACRERLSQLLFLLKRFSHYATISTKLSSGSLSNLHSNVNTVSMCKSQRPERHKDITSKFEIDQNELDIVIGASTMDVDDNSVENKNCTLPIISWSFFRRAKCEDIFALLCYTLATGSFDAFEVILNNSSPCIRKHVKDHWKVLLSYIPISSDCKSCFPVFGSTFSLHKEPTDEDITNATDWFIWKTFLILNYTKSSFLLIRFVKNTFKIFEKVPQNRLQLVVFLKFMIRQYLIYKSSATSNELAEGEDISFFDYIDMDAADKLQLFCELSNKTILSNDCECGDFVKDKHKVYKFCLLCRTKSLSSKLKAFFTLIEPSDVEYRLSNQFLPLDKNFGTYYSSLIKSLNSSLEDYILKLSGNFRGELDTNGFEMLYSLTDALLQTEFRPRVYSLLIGIIYSKNADFNILEHYFIIRSIFSLVGSSARGTMFKDNFSIADTHLNVLFSKKFNMKCNVTPHHSYGKLCSVIESGSVDDIIPLAVDCQLDFVESLLNLLLLVEVDLVPSHLSITPMELTNALCDTDSILHLLQKVLVYIMNMSLPLQDFRNCIHELSNMSLHISSHDINTVYSLLFYTMCLSCDNVSYLEVHLNIWLDFCKTSLEQLANFANSSLKCVYDTIYKLDAMSSSYCHLFQFVANFCNYTPKIYPCNDSVEKTLKISQIITVYLRIIGADSNCSILLDYRNVFSLIDKISDITVLTKDRTFMCMLEKLCMIQKIYEAFDVTNSVMNLHYVRQADLSYKSYESRDFIIHSISSLANVIYETRFNYEEKERLTIVVLSSILSSVERDLKLRSDALQTDILENIASILCPRDIKRHIITLVNAIGNLSCSNSPAVGELCASPVSSLAVTFFTLIVLKSENLSYIATFLHKFQKNQLRKPLSFILGNINACYYLPDHGYELQEGCNIISLLKNELKHNIQEDLTGSALTLEQEIFKALNTVNISKVDVKNSEKVKVSLEKFANRISGNVASGFISAALEKADGLYSMTKVPKFESIKERFWRSAKKETKSCFLPILNYFDSTPLIYENSGSENLKVPDILSWMSLEDFDLLQLIKLDADLASFTLMELCAFELNPKFVTLVLYSLNTLDTFHNLRFLQSLILHVKHLGWPIVEPLGSICNFLTVLNTIPSEPRIVLGSFIRDSTYRKGVFSERFVSNNLDVVKYIYGVLHSLYTCSSLESQINDDFTTCLSEDYISNIFFDGKIDIPKEFKSAEIFDEYVNVLLASYETLFIEQDESVYHSFHRLEPMFLFHSDAFSNCLLRIYEHSQNMDSRFWLLWRYSVYKLLLIDPNIDVFDMLYIPRSLSVIQMLESIAKTLPNFKISVIDDNIKEFKRALMDEVNIENYFYISNAMENVDRSFSEAVYRNIELKLRPHSNDTFDSTRNLFEFDLSLATL; encoded by the coding sequence ATGGATTGCCGTGTCTGTTTTCCACAGGATCCATGGCTCCATATTTTCAGGAAAAATCTCCACTTGAAATGTAGCACATTGGAGTATGCTCGCAAAGCGATCTTGTACAATCCTTGCAATGATACTAGCTGTTCTTATGATAAATATAAGATAGAAGATGGCCAAACACTAAACACACACCAGGAATGTGACGGTTTTGCTCTCCATGACGTGGCATACGTATTTAAGTTGGGAGATGAAGCGTTTATAAACGTTTCAGACTATAGAATCAACTTGTACAAGATTTATCTTGTACTTACAGAGGCTATTAGGCGAATAAAAACACTTGAACGCTCAGATACCGAGTATGATGCCTGTAGAGAGCGTCTCTCTCAGCTTCTTTTTCTCCTCAAAAGATTTAGCCATTATGCCACAATATCTACGAAACTATCGAGTGGGTCGTTGTCTAACTTGCATAGTAATGTCAACACCGTCTCAATGTGTAAATCTCAAAGGCCAGAAAGGCACAAAGATATTACATCCAAATTCGAGATTGACCAGAATGAATTGGATATTGTGATTGGAGCAAGTACAATGGATGTAGATGATAACTCAGTAGAGAATAAGAACTGCACATTGCCTATAATAAGTTGGTCATTTTTTAGGCGAGCAAAATGTGAAGATATATTTGCATTATTGTGTTATACACTGGCTACTGGTAGCTTTGATGCATTTGAGGTAATACTCAACAATTCAAGTCCTTGTATCCGTAAACATGTAAAGGATCATTGGAAAGTACTACTGAGTTACATACCCATTTCTTCTGACTGCAAGAGTTGTTTTCCAGTCTTTGGTTCAACATTTTCACTTCATAAAGAACCAACTGATGAGGATATAACTAACGCAACGGATTGGTTCATAtggaaaacatttttgatttTAAACTACACGaaatcatcatttttactGATAAGATTTGTGAAGAAcacttttaaaatatttgaaaaggttcCACAGAATAGGCTGCAGCTTGTTGTGTTTTTGAAATTCATGATTAGGCAATACctcatttataaatcttCAGCAACGAGCAACGAACTGGCAGAAGGGGAAGATATTTCTTTTTTTGACTACATTGATATGGATGCTGCGGATAAGTTACAGCTTTTTTGTGAATTGAGCAACAAGACGATTTTAAGCAATGATTGTGAATGTGGAGATTTTGTAAAGGACAAACACAAAGTATATAAATTCTGTCTATTATGTAGAACAAAGAGTTTATCTAGCAAGTTAAAAGCATTTTTCACCCTAATAGAACCATCAGATGTGGAGTATAGGTTGTCCAATCAATTCCTTCCACTTGATAAAAATTTCGGCACTTACTATTCGTCCCTCATCAAATCTTTGAATAGCTCCCTAGAAGATTATATACTTAAACTAAGTGGAAATTTTAGGGGAGAACTAGATACAAATGGATTTGAAATGTTATACTCGTTGACTGATGCACTTTTACAAACTGAATTTCGTCCCAGAGTCTACAGTCTCTTGATAGGCATAATATATAgcaaaaatgcagattttaaCATTTTGGAACATTATTTCATCATTCGTTCCATTTTTTCACTTGTAGGAAGTTCTGCAAGGGGTACTATGTTTAAGGATAACTTTTCTATTGCAGACACACATTTAAATGTACTATTTTCGAAAAAGTTTAACATGAAATGTAATGTAACACCACATCATAGCTATGGGAAATTATGTTCAGTTATTGAGTCTGGAAGTGTCGATGATATCATACCATTAGCAGTTGATTGTCAGTTGGATTTTGTTGAATCACTTTTGAATTTATTACTCTTGGTAGAGGTTGATTTAGTTCCAAGTCATCTTTCAATTACTCCCATGGAACTTACAAATGCTTTGTGTGATACGGATTCTATCTTGCATTTGCTGCAAAAAGTTCTTGTGTATATTATGAATATGTCACTTCCTCTTCAGGATTTCAGGAATTGTATCCATGAATTATCTAACATGTCTCTACACATATCAAGTCATGACATTAATACGGTTTATTCATTATTATTTTACACAATGTGTCTGAGTTGTGATAATGTTTCCTATTTGGAGGTTCACTTGAATATCTGGTTGGATTTTTGCAAAACATCCCTAGAACAACTTGCtaattttgcaaattcaTCACTAAAATGCGTTTACGATACTATATACAAACTGGATGCTATGTCATCTTCTTATTGCCATCTTTTCCAGTTTGTTGCGAATTTTTGTAATTACACTCCAAAAATCTACCCCTGTAATGATTCGGTGGAAAAAACGTTGAAAATTTCCCAAATAATAACAGTATACCTTAGAATAATAGGAGCAGATTCCAATTGTAGCATTCTTTTAGATTACAGGAACGTTTTTTCTCTAATTGACAAAATTTCAGATATAACTGTACTTACAAAAGATAGAACGTTTATGTGCATGTTGGAAAAATTGTGCATgattcaaaaaatatacGAGGCATTTGATGTGACCAATTCGGTTATGAATCTTCATTACGTGAGGCAGGCTGACCTATCATACAAGAGTTATGAAAGTCGCGACTTTATTATACATTCTATTTCATCTTTGGCTAATGTAATCTATGAAACAAGATTCAACtatgaagaaaaggaaagatTGACAATAGTTGTACTTTCCTCAATATTGTCTAGTGTTGAACGTGATTTGAAGTTGCGTAGCGACGCTCTACAAACAGACATTCTGGAGAATATTGCTTCTATATTATGCCCTAGGGACATAAAAAGACACATTATTACGCTGGTTAATGCCATAGGTAACTTATCTTGTAGCAACTCTCCAGCAGTTGGAGAACTCTGTGCCTCACctgtttcttctttggcGGTAACCTTTTTTACCCTAATTGTATTAAAATCAGAAAATTTGTCATATATTGCAACATTCTTGCATAAATTTCAAAAGAATCAACTTAGAAAGCCATTATCATTTATACTTGGAAACATAAATGCGTGTTATTACTTGCCTGATCATGGGTATGAATTGCAAGAAGGGTGTAATATTATTAGCCTACTTAAGAATGAATTAAAACATAACATACAAGAAGATTTAACGGGTTCTGCTTTAACTCTTGAACAGGAAATTTTCAAGGCTCTGAACACCGTaaatatatcaaaagtGGATGTGAAGAATTCTGAAAAGGTTAAGGTTTCGTTGGAGAAATTTGCAAATCGCATAAGTGGAAATGTCGCTTCTGGATTTATCAGTGCCGCTTTAGAAAAGGCCGATGGTTTATATAGCATGACAAAGGTGCCAAAATTTGAGAGTATAAAGGAGAGATTTTGGCGCTCTGCAAAGAAGGAAACGAAGAGCTGCTTCTTGCCTATTTTGAACTACTTTGACTCCACTCCACTTATATATGAGAATAGTGGTAGTGAAAATTTAAAGGTGCCTGATATTTTGAGCTGGATGTCCCTTGAAGACTTTGATTTGTTACAATTAATTAAATTGGATGCTGATTTAGCGTCTTTTACATTAATGGAACTATGCGCTTTCGAGttaaatccaaaatttgtCACTCTTGTTCTATACTCCCTTAATACCCTTGACACTTTTCATAATCTAAGGTTCCTTCAATCTTTAATACTCCATGTAAAACACCTTGGATGGCCAATAGTTGAACCGCTAGGTTCAATTTGCAATTTTTTGACAGTTTTGAATACTATCCCATCCGAACCACGGATTGTTTTGGGCTCTTTCATACGCGATTCTACTTATAGGAAGGGTGTATTTTCAGAAAGGTTCGTTTCCAACAATTTGGACgttgtaaaatatatttatgGAGTATTGCATTCTCTTTATACGTGCTCATCACTAGAATCGCAAATTAACGATGACTTTACAACTTGTTTGAGTGAGGATTATATTTCAAACATTTTctttgatggaaaaatcGATATCCCCAAAGAATTCAAGAGTGCCGAAATTTTTGACGAATATGTAAATGTATTACTTGCCTCTTATGAAACGTTATTTATAGAGCAAGATGAATCGGTTTATCATTCCTTTCATCGGTTAGAACCTATGTTTCTATTCCATTCGGATGCATTCTCAAATTGTTTGCTCCGGATATACGAACACTCTCAGAACATGGATAGTCGGTTCTGGTTATTGTGGCGTTACAGTGTTTACAAACTACTGCTTATTGACCCAAATATTGATGTCTTTGATATGCTGTATATTCCTCGTTCTCTATCTGTAATCCAGATGCTAGAATCAATTGCAAAAACACTTCCAAATTTTAAGATTTCGGTTATAGACGACAATATTAAGGAGTTTAAGCGTGCTCTAATGGATGAGGTGAATATTgaaaattatttttatatctCCAACGCTATGGAGAATGTTGACAGGTCATTTTCGGAGGCTGTTTATCGCAATATAGAGTTGAAACTGAGACCTCATTCCAACGATACATTTGATTCTACTCGCAACTTGTTTGAGTTCGACTTGAGCTTGGctacattataa